CGCCCGGGCGAAAAGCCCCGGGCAGGACGCCCGAAGGAGCGTCGGAGGCGGATGATCACGGCCTCTGCCCCGGCCACCCTAACGGCCGGAACGAGCCAGATCCTATCGATCGGCCCCGGTCCCGCCGACGTCCGGTGCCGACCACCCGGTAACGTTCGGCAGCCGCCCGAGCCGGCCCCGAGCCGGCCCCGAGCGGTCCTCGCGGGCCCGCGCCGCCGGGCCGGTCAGCCCGCCCGGCCGGCGCGCAGGAATCCCGCCAGCAGCTCGTGCAGCACCGCCGCGCCCTCCTCGGCGAGCAGCTCGTGCCCGGAGCCGGCCGCCTCGACGTACCGGAAGTCCACCCCCTCGACCCGGCCGAGCCGGATCAACTCGTGGCGCAGCGAACGCGACTGGCTCACCGGGACGACCTCGTCGCGGTCGCCGTGCAGGATCAGCAGCGGTGCGCCGATCCGGTGCGCCAGCTGGAGCACGTCGCGCGGGCCCCGCTCGTCGGTGACCGGTTCGTGGCCGCCCAGTCGGGTGGTGAGCGCCCGGACCGGCGCCGACGCCTCCGCCAGCAGCCGGGCGCCGGACAGGAAGGGCGCCACCACCGCGCAGCGCGCCACCTGTTCGGGCGGGGCGTGGGCGGCGGCCAGCAGGGCCAGGAAGGCGCCGTAACTGACGCCGAACAGGGCGGGCGGTTCGAGCCCGAGGGCCGACCGCTGGCCCGCGATGCCCTCCAACAGCCCGAGGACGTCCTCCAGGTCGGGCCCGCCCCAGGCGCCGCGCACCGCCATCGCGTGCCCGGTGCCGTAGCCGGTGCTGCCGCGCTGGTTGGGGGCGACCACCGCCAGCCCCTCGGCGGCCATCCGCTGCAGGGCCGGGTCGAACTCCAGCAGCCAGGCGTCCGCCGGGCCGCCGTGCAGTGCCAGGACCAGCTGCGGGCTGCTCAGCCACGCGTCCCCGCCGTACACCACGGCCTCCAACGGACCTGCCGGACCAGCCAGTTCGAGACTCTGGGCAGGGTGCCAGCGGCTGCCGTCGGCGGGCCGCACGCTGCCGTCCAGCCGCCAGCCGGGCGGCGAGGTACGCGAGAGCCTGGGCCCGCCGCCGGGCTGCGCGGGTGGGGCGGCATCCCGCCACAGCTGCGGCAGGGTGCCGCTCAGCGGCGCCAGCTGCAGCGGCAGCGGTACGGCGCCGGTCGCGCCCGCCGGGCCGGCGCCGAGCAGCGTGTCCACGTCCAGGGTGGCCAGCGCGGCGGGGTGGTCGGGCGCGGAGTACGGCATCCGCAGTCCGCCCGCCGACCAGTGGGCGACGGCGCCCAGCCGCCCCGCCGGCACCGGCAGCGGGTCCAGCCGGTGGCCGGCCGGCTGCCAGAGCGCCAGCGCGGAGGTCGCGCCGTGGTCGATCTGGACGGCGACCCGGACGTCCTCGGGCAGGCCGGTGCCGGTGCCCGCGCCGGTGTCGTCCCGTCCGTCCGGTCCGTCCTGGCCGGACCGCCCGTGCCGCAGGGCGACCGGTCGCAGGAACACGCCGGGGACGTGCAGGCAGTCCGGGAAGCGCAGCGGCGCCGGGCCGCCGAGCACGCCCCAGCCCAGTCGGTCGGCGCCCGGGGCGTCGCTGCGCACCATGATGAAGCGGGAGTCCGGGTCGAACAGGACCAGCCGGTCGTTGCTCCGCTCGCCGATCTCCAGCAGCGGGGTGACCTCGCCGAGTCCCAGGTCCAGCACCACGCTGCGGACCACCCCCTCGTGCACCCGGTCCAGGCCGAGCAGCCGTCCGGCGCGGTCCAGCCAGACTCCGCCGCCGTGCAGGCCGGGGAGTTCGGCGACCTGTTCGGGGGCGCTCCCGTCGGTGCGGACCAGCCAGACCGTGGTGACCGGCCGGGCGTCGGTGCCCAGGGCGATCGCCACCGGCGCGTCGGCGGGGCGGAAGGGCGCGGTGGGAGTGGTGCGGGTGCTGAGGGCGTCGGGGTGGGAGGGGGAGAAGGGGGAGGTCGAGGCGGCTGGCAGCGGCAGCAGCCGCAGGCCGGCCGTCCGCAGCGCGGCGAGGCGCCGCTCCCGGGCCGCCGGGCCGGCCGGGCCGCCGGGGGATGCCGGGTCGAAGATGGACGTCCCGCCGAAGGGCGCAGGTGCCCTCTCGAAGGACGGCCCGTCGAAGGGGGGCCCGCCGTACGGAGGCCCGCCGTACGGAGGCCCGGTATACGGTGCCCCGCCGTACGGTGCCCCGCCGAGGGCCGGGGCGGCCGCCGGGTCGAGGCTCGGCGCCGGGGGCCGGTCGACGTCGGCCGACAGCAGGACCAGTTCGTGCCGGTCGCCGTCGTGCCGGCAGACCAGCACCGTCCCGTCGGCCAGCGACACCAGCTGGGAGTGCAGGCTCTCCGACCGGTCGCCGGGCAGCGGCAGGGCGGTCGGTCGGGCGGGGCCGTCGGCGGGGAGCCGCCAGCTCTCCACGTACCAGCCGCCGTCGGCGCCGGAGGCCAGGCAGGCGGCGTGCGAGCCGTCGGAGGCGAAGGTGAAGCCCAACCGGCGCAGGGCCAGGGTCGAGCGGCGGGTGGCCACGTTCAACGAGTGCTCACCGGTACCTCTCCCAGCTCGGCCCCCTCCCGGGGGCGGTGGTCGTCCTCGGCTCCCGGCCGGGCCGGGCGACCGCTGTTCCGGCTCCGGGAGGGCCGGCGGCCGTCGGGAGGGCCCCCGGTGGCGGGCGGACCCCGCCGGGCGGGGTCGCTCCTCGGTGAACGGTGCAGCGGTGGGGACGATGGAACGGTGGGAACGGGAGAGCCCCGGCCGCCTCCGCCGGCCCTCGCAGGCTGCTCGGCCCGGCTCCGGAGGCGGCGGCCTCCGGAGCCCGACCACGTGGGCCGAGCTGACGGCGGAGTACCCTTTCCCGAACCCTGGCCGAGGCAACTCCCGTTCGCTGAAGTGAAGTTACTGACGGGGATCGGCGGGTTCAACGAGAAGCGGGTCACTTCACTCATAAGGGTGATCCGGCTCCGCTTTCGCCGCTGGGCCAGGCCCTCGGTGTGCGCGGCCCGCCGTCGCGGCGGCCACGGTCACCGCCGGGGCGGGCGGGTGGTCCTGCCGGTGCCCGCGCGCCGGGTCTCTCCAGTCCCGCCGGGGCGCCCGGGCCGCTCCCCGGCCGGGCCGGGAGTGCCGCCCGCCGGGCGCGCCTCGGCCCGTCACCCGGGCCGCCCGTCGGCCCCCACCACCCCGGACAGCCGGCCGGAGGTCGTCCGGCGCCCCTTCGTACGGCGTTGACGGCCGCCGTCCGTCCCCGCCCGGCCGTCGGACGGGCCGTCGGACGGCCGGGTGCGAGCCCCGGGCCGGGCGGCCGTGCGCCCGGACGGCCCCGTGCGCACGGTAGTCTCGACAGGTGCCGAATCTGTCCGAGGTCATCAGCGCGTTGGAAGAGCTCTACCCGCCGCGGTGGGCGGAGTCCTGGGACGCCGTCGGCCTGGTCTGCGGCGACCCCGAGGCCCGGGTCGGCCGCGTCCTGTTCGCCGTCGACCCCGTCCAGGCCGTCGTCGACGAGGCCGTCGAGTGGGGGGCCGATCTGGTGGTCACCCACCACCCCCTGTACCTGCGGGGCACCACCAGCGTCGCCGCGACCGGCTTCAAGGGCCGCGTGGTGCACACCCTGATCTCCTCCGGGATCGCCCTGCACGTCGCGCACACCAACGCCGACCACGCCGCCCCGGGGGTCTCCGACGCCCTGGCCGAGGCCGTCGGCCTGCGCGTCACCGGCCCGCTGGTCCCGGACCCGACCGACCCGGCCGGCCTCCGCGGCAGCGGTCGGATCGGCCTGCTGGAGCCGCCGCTCACGCTCTCCGCCTTCGCCGCGCAGGTCGCCCAGGGCCTGCCGGCCACCGCCACCGGCGTCCGGGTGTCCGGCGACCCCGACCGGCTGATCAGCCGGGTGGCGGTCTGCGGCGGCGCCGGCGACAGCTTCCTCGCCGACGCCCGGGCCGCCGGCGTCGACGCGTACCTCACCTCGGACCTGCGCCACCACCCCGCGTCCGAGGCCGCCCAGTCCGCGCCGGTCGCGCTGGTCGACGCCGCGCACTGGGCCACCGAGTGGCCGTGGCTGAACCTCGCCGCACGGTCGCTGGCCGCCGCCTCGGACAAGCACGACTGGCAGCTGGAGACCAAGGTCTCCCACCGGGTCACCGACCCCTGGACCGCGCACGCCCCCATGCCCTACACCGCCTGACCCGATTCACAGGAGCCCTCCGCTTGAACGCCGCGCCCGCCGACCAGATCCGCCTGCTCGACCTGCAGGCCATCGACTCCCGCCTCGACCAGCTGGCCCACCGGCGCCGCAGCCTGCCCGAGCACGCCGAGATCGACAAGGCCGCCGCCGACCACGGCGCGCTGAAGTCGCTGGTCGTGGCCGCCGAGGCCCAGCTCGGCGACACCACCCGTGAGCTGACCAAGGCCGAGCAGGACGTCGAGCAGGTCCGCAGCCGCTCGGCCCGCAACCAGCAGCGCCTGGAATCCGGCGCGATCACCTCGCCGAAGGACCTGGAGAACCTCCAGCACGAGGTCGGCTCGCTGGCCAAGCGCCAGTCCGACCTGGAGGACGTGGTCCTGGAGATCATGGAGCGGATGGAGTCCGCCCAGACCCGGGTCACCGAGCTGGGTGCCCGCCTGGAGCACTCCACCGTCACCCTGACCGAGGCCGAGGCCCGCCGCGACGCCGCCTTCGCGGAGATCGACGCCGACGCCGAGAAGGTCCGCCGCGACCGCGAGGCCGTCGCCGTGGTGATCCCGGCCGACCTGATCAAGCTCTACACCCGGCTGCGCGAGCAGCAGGGCGGCGTCGGTGCGGCCCGCCTGTACCAGCGCCGCTGCGAGGGCTGCCGGGTCGAGTTCGCCGTCTCCGACCTGAACGCCATCAAGGCCGAGCCGAAGGACGCCGTCGTCCGCTGCGACAACTGCGGCCGGATCCTGGTCCGTACCGCCGAGTCGGGCGTCTGAGCCCATGGCGGGTCGCAGGTTCATCGTCGAGGCCGACGGCGGTTCCCGGGGCAACCCGGGGCCGGCCGGCTACGGCGCGGTGGTGCGGGACGGTGACACCGGCCTGGTCATCGCCGAGGCCGCCGAGTTCATCGGGCACGCGACCAACAACGTGGCCGAGTACAAGGGCCTGATCGCCGGACTGCGGGCCGCCCGCGAGATCGACCCGGGCGCCGCGGTGGACGTCCGGATGGACTCCAAGCTGGTCGTCGAGCAGATGTCGGGGCGCTGGAAGATCAAGCACCCCGACATGCAGCCGCTGGCCGCCGAGGCGAAGACCGTGCTGCCGCGCGGGCAGGTCACGTACACCTGGATCCCGCGTGAGCGGAACAAGGACGCCGACCGGCTGGCCAACGAGGCGATGGACGCGGGCAAGGCCGGCCGGCAGTGGGAGCCCAGGGCGCCCAAGGCCGTCGTCCCCGCCGCGGCGGAGCCCGCGGCCCCGCTGGAGACCGCCGCTCCGAAGGCCGGCTGGGCCGCCCCCGCCGACCTCGGCACCCCCACCACCTTCGTCCTGCTGCGGCACGGCGAGACCCCGCTCACCCCGGAGAAGCGCTTCTCCGGCAGCGGCGGCAGCGACCCGGGGCTGTCCGAGAAGGGCCGTTGGCAGGCCGAGCGGGCCGCCGAGGCGATGGCCGCGCGCGGCACGATCCAGGCCGTGGTCAGCTCCCCGATGCGGCGCACCCGGCAGACCGCGGAGGCCGTCGCCGGCCGTCTGGGCCTGGACGTCCGGGTCGAGGAGGGCCTGCGCGAGCTGGACTTCGGCGACTGGGAGGGCCTGACCTTCGCCGAGGTGCAGCAGCGCCACCCGGCGGACCTCGACGCCTGGCTGGCCTCGGCGAAGGCCAGGCCGACCGGCGGCAGCGAGAGCTTCACCACCCTGACCCACCGGGTCGGCGTCGCCCGCGACAAGATCCTGGCCCGGTACGCGGGGCGGACCGTCCTGGTCGTCTCGCACGTCAGCCCGATCAAGACGCTGGTGCGGCTGGCGCTGGGCGCCCCGCCGGACGCGCTGTACCGGATGGAGCTGTCGGCCGCGGCGCTGTCCGCGGTCCAGTACTACACCGACGGCAACGCCTCGGTGCGGTTGCTGAACGACACCGGCCACCTGCGCTGACGGCCCGCGGACGGGCCGACCGGGGCCCGGCCGGCGGGTAGGTACGGCCGGCGGTACGTCCGGCGGCGCGGAGAACCGGACGAGGGGCGGCCGGTACCCGCTTGGGTTCTAGGAGTCGTTGCAACATCCCAGTGCAGGGGTGCGATGGACTTCGAGATCCGCGCGGACAGGACGCCTCAGGGTCCTCGAAAGCTGAGTCGGGAGCGAGAGGCATACTCCCGGCTCATGCAGCAGGGCTACAGCAACAGGGAGGCCTGCCGGATCGTCGGGATCGACGAACGGACCGGCCAGAAGTGGCGTAACGGGCGAAAGCCCACAGGGAAGCAGAGAACGGCGCTGCTGCCGCTTCGCGCGGCAGCAGCGCCTCCCGGCGCTTCGCGGTACCTGCGCGAGAGTGACCGCATCCATATCGCCGACCGGCTCAGGGAGCGGGCTACGATCCGCGAGATCGCGGTCGAGCTGGGCCGCAGCCCGTCAACCGTCAGCCGGGAGATCCGCCGCAACCGCCACCAGGAGAGCGGGGCATACCGGCCGTACGCCGCCCAGGCCCGGGCGGACGGCCGCCGGCCCCGCCCCAAACCGGGGAAGATCGCCGAGAACACCGAGCTGCGGAACTTCATCCAGGACCATCTGGACCGGAAGTGGAGTCCGGAGCAGATCTGCCAGGCTCTGCGGGACACCTTTCCCGAGCGGCCGGAGATGCACGTGGTCCACGAAACGGTCTACCAGGCCCTCTACGTCCAGGGCCGGGGCGAGTTGCGCCGGGAGCTGGCCAAAGCCCTGCGATCGGGACGCACCTGGCGCAAGCCGCACCGCCAGGCCACCTGCCGCCAGCCCAGGTTCGCCACCCCCATGGTCATGATCAGCGAGCGTCCCGCCGAGGCCGAGGACCGGGCCGTGCCCGGCCACTGGGAAGGCGACCGTGCGACACGAAGCTGCACGAGTTTGAGTGGACTGACCGATTGGAGGGGCGGCTGATGAGGCCGTAATTGCAGTCACGGGTCCGTGTCCGTATGACCCGTCCCCACCCTTGACGTGCGATGCCGGTAACGGCGTGGTGCGAAGCTCAGGGGAAAGCCCAAGGACTTCCGTTCCATCCGGAAGTTACCGGCAAGGGGAAGACCGGACGGGTGAACGCAAGTGAACTCTCGTTGATGCCTCGTGATCCCAAGCCCCGCCGATGGAAAGCACCAGCGGGGTGCATGGCTGGCCGCTGAGAAGCGGCAGGCGCTGGCCGGTAGAGGTCACTCCGGCCAGGTGGACACCGCCGCCTCGGGGTAAAGAGAGCACCCACCCCGGTCGTATCTCACTCGTGTGGAACGTGGAAACCCCGTTGGGGTCCGAGCCTGCGTGGCTCGGTCGGCCGACCGTGAGGAAGGCTCAACTCCCCAGCGGGAACAGGATGGCCCAAGAAGCCAATGCCGGAAGCCGAAAGGAAACGGGAACCCGGGGCAGCATGATCGGCCTCTCCGTCGATCGCCTCGCATAACCGTCCGGATACAGGCTGCTGCCTGGACCCGAAAGGGTGCTGACGTGGGCCGGGTGAGCCTGTGCGGACTCACTGGACGAAGACGACGGAACCGAGGGACAAGTTGGACACCAACACGGATGCGGACGGAGCGGTCCAGACCGTCCCGGCTGCTGCCGCGACGGTGAACGGACCTGAGGGCGAAGGCCTGGACTGGGCGTCGGTCAACTGGCGCCGCGCCGAGGAGGACGTACGGCGTCTGCGGCAGAGAATCTTCACGGCATCGCAGGCAGGGGACCTGAAGAAGGTCCGCAACTTGCAGAAGCTGATGCTCCGGTCCCGTTCGAACACGCTCTTGAGTGTGCGGCGGGTCACGGAGATCAACGCAGGACGCGCGACGGCGGGAGTCGACGGGAAGGTGGTACTGCTTCCCCAGTCGAAGGCCGCGCTGGCCCACTGGGTCCAGCACCGGGCCCGACCCTGGACTCCCCAGCCCGTCAAGCGGGTGTTCATCCCGAAACCAGGGACCACGAAGAAGCGCGGCCTCGGGATTCCCGTGATCGTCGACCGGTGCCTTCAAGCTGTGGCACTGGGCGCACTGGAACCCGAGTGGGAAGCGCGGTTCGAGCCGAAGTCGTACGGCTTCCGGCCCGGCCGCGGCTGTCACGACGCGATCGGGGCCATCTACTCCACGCTCAACGGGAAGAACCCGCAGCGTGTGTGGGTGCTCGACGCGGACCTGACGGCGGCGTTCGACCGTATCGACCACGCCCGGCTGATGGCCGCGCTCGGCACCTTCCCCGCCCGGGGACTGGTCCGGCAGTGGCTGAAGGCCGGGGTCGTGGACAAAGGTCGGTTCGCCCCGACCGAGGAGGGAACTCCGCAGGGCGGGGTGATCAGCCCGTTGCTCTTCAACGTGGCCCTGCACGGGATGGAGGAAGCCGCAGGGGTCCGCTACTTCACCGCCGGCCGAGACGCCGGCAGTGCGCAGAGCGGAAGCCCCGTGCTGGTGCGGTACGCAGACGACTTTGTCGCGATATGCACCAGCCGTGAGCAGGCCGAACTGGTCAAGGAACGGCTGGCCGCATGGCTGACGCCCAGAGGACTCGCCTTCCACGAGGACAAGACACGCATCGTCCACGCGGAGAGCGGGTTCGACTTCCTGGGGTTCAACGTCCGCCGGTATCACGGCAAACTGCTGATCAAGCCGAGCACAGCGGCGCAACGACGGATCCGGGAACAGCTGCACGCCGAGATGTTGGCCCTGCGAGGGGCCAACGCTGCGGCCGTGCTCAAGAAGATCAACCCCATCGTGCGGGGCTGGTCGGCCTACTACCGGACGGTGGTGTCCAGCGAGGTCTTCACGGCGCTGGACAACTACATGTGGACGCTCGCCTACAAGTGGGCCAAGCACAGCCACCCGAACAAGCCGAAGCACTGGGTCTCCAGCAAGTACTTCGGCCGGTTCAACAAGTCCAGGAAGGACCGGTGGGTGTTCGGCGACCGCGACAGCGGCGCCTACCTACTCAAGTTCTCCTGGACGAAGATCGTCCGGCACCAGTTGGTCAAGGGCAGGGCGTCTCCGGATGACCCTGCCCTGGAGCCGTACTGGGCCGAGCGGCGCCGCAAGGGACCACCTCTGCCGGTGGACGGTATGACCATGCGCCTGCTTCAGGCCCAGCACGGTCGCTGCCCAGCCTGCGGAGGGCTCCTGCTGCACGCCGACCACCCGCCGCGAAGCCCCCAGGAGTGGGAGACGTGGCGGGCCGTCATCAGGAAGGCGATCTCCAAGCAGTACGTCGCGTTCCTGGGCGGGAGCACGCCGGGCGATCAACGAATCCGTCTCCTCCACACCCAGTGTCAACGGCGGAACGGAGCCGCCGAGCCGACACGTCCCGCACCTTCGCCTGCCCGCGAGCCCACGGGGCTTGCTTGAGCCGTGTGCGGTGAAAGCTGCTTGCACGGTTCTGAGGGGGCCGGGGTCCCAGTAATGGGCCCCGGCTACCCGACTGATCATCGGCAAGGACAGCGGATCCGCGATCGGCACTCTCGTTGAACGGGCCACCCGCTATGTGGTGCTCCTGCACCTGCCGAACGGCCGCACCGCCGAACACGTCCGCGACGCGCTCGTGGACACCGTCCGAACCCTGCCCGGCCACCTGGTCAGGTCACTGACCTGGGACCAAGGCTCGGAGATGGCCGCCCACGGCTCGTTCACCGTCGCCACCGGCGTCCCGGTCTACTTCTGTGACCCGGCCAGCCCTTGGCAACGCGGCTCGAACGAGAACACGAACGGGCTTCTGCGGCAGTACTTCCCCAAGGGCACCGACCTGTCCGCCCACAGCCCTGAGCACCTGGTCGCCGTCGCCGCCGAGCTCAACGGCCGCCCACGCAAAACGCTCGGCTGGGAAACCCCAGCCGAGCGCCTGCATAAACTGCTCGCGGCCTGATCAAAACGACCACGTGTTGCAACGACCCCTAGAAACCGCCCCGCGTACCGAGCGCCCCTCTCGTCCCGTTTCCCGGGGCCGGGTGCCCGGCGCCGTCCGGGCTAGTGGATCTCGGTGACCACGACGTCCAGCTGCCAGGCCTTGCGGGCGGTGCCCCGGGCCGCCACCTCGACCCGGTAGCCGAGTGCCAGCAGCGCGTCCACCAGCTCGTCGGGGGTCTTCGGCTCGGCGCCCGCGACCAGCAGGTCACGCACCAGCCGCCCCTTGGTGGCCTTGTTGAAGTGGCTCACCACCGAGCGCTTCGGCACGCCGTCGACCTCGCGCTCCTGGAGCACCCGTACCGTCGCGGTCCGTCCGAGCAGCTCGCCGGCCGGCTTCCAGGCCGCCGCGTAGGCCGAACTGCGCAGGTCCAGCACCAGCCCGTCGGCGACCTCCGGCAGCACCGTGGCCGTCGCACTCCGCCAGTACGCCCCGAGCGCCCCCAACGGCGGGAGTTTCACCCCCATCGAGCAGCGGTACGACGGGATCCGGTCGGTGATCCGGACCGCGCCCCAGAGCCCCGAGAACACCAGCAGCGCACGCTCGGCCCGCCCGTACGCTGCCTCGTCCAGTGTCGCCAGACCCAGCGCGTCGAACAGCACACCGGTGTACACCTCCCCGGCCGGGCGGGCGCCCGCGGTCAGCAGCCCGGTGTTGCGCGCCACCTCGCCGCGCAGGCCCGGGCTCAGCCCCAGTACCTCGGCGGCCCGGTCGGTGTCGCCCGAGCACAGCTTCACCAGCGCGGCCAGCACGTTCTCGCGCGCCGTGGTCAGCCCCGGCAGCGACAGCCCGTCGAGTGCCAGCGGCACGCCGGGCCCGGACGCGGCCTTGCCCTCCGAGGGCGGCAACAGGACCAGCACGGCGGCACTCCTCAACAATTTGTGGCAGCTGACCCCGACACCCTACGCAACCGGGGCCTGGCGTGCGGAACCGCATCCACTCCCTGGCCCGCCGCCCCGCCCCGCCGCGTACGCCGGGGGCCGCCGCCGGCGCCCACGTACGGCTCCGCGCCCGAGCGCCGGCTGTGCCCGCCCCCGCCCCCGCGTACCGCCCCCGCCCCCGCGTACCGGCCGCGCCCGCGCACCGGCCCGCGCCCGCGCACCGGCGCGGGGACTCAGTCCCCGGCGCCCGCCACCACGGCGGCGCCCGCGCCCAGTGCAAGGCAGAGCGGCGAGTAGTAGCGGCGGTCCAGCCGCAGGAAGCGCTCCGTCCGCTCGACCCGCCCGCTGCCGAACAGCAGCAGCCCGCCCGCACCCCGTGCCAGCAGGGCGGCCGCGACCGTCCCCGAGCCCGCCTTGCGCACCCACCGCGGCCCGGCCGCCGGCAGCGCGCCCGCCCGGGCGCCCACCAGGTACGCGGCCGCGCCCAGCGCACCCGCCACGGCCAAGCAGGCCGCCGGGGACGGCAGGTCCTTCACGTCGACCCCGACCACCGCGTCCGCGAACTCCTCCCGCGTCCGCAAGGGCCAGGGCGTCGCCGCCCACACCGCGTGCAGCGCGCCCGTCGCGGCGAGTGCCCCCGCCACCGCCGTACCCGTGTTCCGTACCGCGTTCATCCCCGCCCCTTTCGACACCGCCACCCTACGACCCGTCAGATCCGGTGCCCGGGCCGCCCCCGCCCTGCGACCCCGACCCCCTGCGACCCCCACCCCCTGCGACCCCGACCCCCTACGACCCGTCGGATCCGCCACCCCGGGCGGCCGCCGTCCCGCGGCGCCGCCGGGTCGGCCCGCCCAGGTCCACCGTGAATCGCCCGGAACGTCCTATTCTGCGCGCATGCCCCGTCGAAAACTGAGCGTCGTAGCCGCAGACTCCGCCCGGATCAACGCGGA
The sequence above is a segment of the Kitasatospora sp. NBC_00240 genome. Coding sequences within it:
- a CDS encoding C4-type zinc ribbon domain-containing protein, with product MNAAPADQIRLLDLQAIDSRLDQLAHRRRSLPEHAEIDKAAADHGALKSLVVAAEAQLGDTTRELTKAEQDVEQVRSRSARNQQRLESGAITSPKDLENLQHEVGSLAKRQSDLEDVVLEIMERMESAQTRVTELGARLEHSTVTLTEAEARRDAAFAEIDADAEKVRRDREAVAVVIPADLIKLYTRLREQQGGVGAARLYQRRCEGCRVEFAVSDLNAIKAEPKDAVVRCDNCGRILVRTAESGV
- a CDS encoding bifunctional RNase H/acid phosphatase produces the protein MAGRRFIVEADGGSRGNPGPAGYGAVVRDGDTGLVIAEAAEFIGHATNNVAEYKGLIAGLRAAREIDPGAAVDVRMDSKLVVEQMSGRWKIKHPDMQPLAAEAKTVLPRGQVTYTWIPRERNKDADRLANEAMDAGKAGRQWEPRAPKAVVPAAAEPAAPLETAAPKAGWAAPADLGTPTTFVLLRHGETPLTPEKRFSGSGGSDPGLSEKGRWQAERAAEAMAARGTIQAVVSSPMRRTRQTAEAVAGRLGLDVRVEEGLRELDFGDWEGLTFAEVQQRHPADLDAWLASAKARPTGGSESFTTLTHRVGVARDKILARYAGRTVLVVSHVSPIKTLVRLALGAPPDALYRMELSAAALSAVQYYTDGNASVRLLNDTGHLR
- the ltrA gene encoding group II intron reverse transcriptase/maturase; its protein translation is MDTNTDADGAVQTVPAAAATVNGPEGEGLDWASVNWRRAEEDVRRLRQRIFTASQAGDLKKVRNLQKLMLRSRSNTLLSVRRVTEINAGRATAGVDGKVVLLPQSKAALAHWVQHRARPWTPQPVKRVFIPKPGTTKKRGLGIPVIVDRCLQAVALGALEPEWEARFEPKSYGFRPGRGCHDAIGAIYSTLNGKNPQRVWVLDADLTAAFDRIDHARLMAALGTFPARGLVRQWLKAGVVDKGRFAPTEEGTPQGGVISPLLFNVALHGMEEAAGVRYFTAGRDAGSAQSGSPVLVRYADDFVAICTSREQAELVKERLAAWLTPRGLAFHEDKTRIVHAESGFDFLGFNVRRYHGKLLIKPSTAAQRRIREQLHAEMLALRGANAAAVLKKINPIVRGWSAYYRTVVSSEVFTALDNYMWTLAYKWAKHSHPNKPKHWVSSKYFGRFNKSRKDRWVFGDRDSGAYLLKFSWTKIVRHQLVKGRASPDDPALEPYWAERRRKGPPLPVDGMTMRLLQAQHGRCPACGGLLLHADHPPRSPQEWETWRAVIRKAISKQYVAFLGGSTPGDQRIRLLHTQCQRRNGAAEPTRPAPSPAREPTGLA
- a CDS encoding Nif3-like dinuclear metal center hexameric protein, giving the protein MPNLSEVISALEELYPPRWAESWDAVGLVCGDPEARVGRVLFAVDPVQAVVDEAVEWGADLVVTHHPLYLRGTTSVAATGFKGRVVHTLISSGIALHVAHTNADHAAPGVSDALAEAVGLRVTGPLVPDPTDPAGLRGSGRIGLLEPPLTLSAFAAQVAQGLPATATGVRVSGDPDRLISRVAVCGGAGDSFLADARAAGVDAYLTSDLRHHPASEAAQSAPVALVDAAHWATEWPWLNLAARSLAAASDKHDWQLETKVSHRVTDPWTAHAPMPYTA
- a CDS encoding DUF3995 domain-containing protein, translated to MNAVRNTGTAVAGALAATGALHAVWAATPWPLRTREEFADAVVGVDVKDLPSPAACLAVAGALGAAAYLVGARAGALPAAGPRWVRKAGSGTVAAALLARGAGGLLLFGSGRVERTERFLRLDRRYYSPLCLALGAGAAVVAGAGD
- a CDS encoding alpha/beta fold hydrolase, with amino-acid sequence MATRRSTLALRRLGFTFASDGSHAACLASGADGGWYVESWRLPADGPARPTALPLPGDRSESLHSQLVSLADGTVLVCRHDGDRHELVLLSADVDRPPAPSLDPAAAPALGGAPYGGAPYTGPPYGGPPYGGPPFDGPSFERAPAPFGGTSIFDPASPGGPAGPAARERRLAALRTAGLRLLPLPAASTSPFSPSHPDALSTRTTPTAPFRPADAPVAIALGTDARPVTTVWLVRTDGSAPEQVAELPGLHGGGVWLDRAGRLLGLDRVHEGVVRSVVLDLGLGEVTPLLEIGERSNDRLVLFDPDSRFIMVRSDAPGADRLGWGVLGGPAPLRFPDCLHVPGVFLRPVALRHGRSGQDGPDGRDDTGAGTGTGLPEDVRVAVQIDHGATSALALWQPAGHRLDPLPVPAGRLGAVAHWSAGGLRMPYSAPDHPAALATLDVDTLLGAGPAGATGAVPLPLQLAPLSGTLPQLWRDAAPPAQPGGGPRLSRTSPPGWRLDGSVRPADGSRWHPAQSLELAGPAGPLEAVVYGGDAWLSSPQLVLALHGGPADAWLLEFDPALQRMAAEGLAVVAPNQRGSTGYGTGHAMAVRGAWGGPDLEDVLGLLEGIAGQRSALGLEPPALFGVSYGAFLALLAAAHAPPEQVARCAVVAPFLSGARLLAEASAPVRALTTRLGGHEPVTDERGPRDVLQLAHRIGAPLLILHGDRDEVVPVSQSRSLRHELIRLGRVEGVDFRYVEAAGSGHELLAEEGAAVLHELLAGFLRAGRAG
- the yaaA gene encoding peroxide stress protein YaaA, which translates into the protein MLVLLPPSEGKAASGPGVPLALDGLSLPGLTTARENVLAALVKLCSGDTDRAAEVLGLSPGLRGEVARNTGLLTAGARPAGEVYTGVLFDALGLATLDEAAYGRAERALLVFSGLWGAVRITDRIPSYRCSMGVKLPPLGALGAYWRSATATVLPEVADGLVLDLRSSAYAAAWKPAGELLGRTATVRVLQEREVDGVPKRSVVSHFNKATKGRLVRDLLVAGAEPKTPDELVDALLALGYRVEVAARGTARKAWQLDVVVTEIH